A window of Punica granatum isolate Tunisia-2019 chromosome 8, ASM765513v2, whole genome shotgun sequence genomic DNA:
TTATTTGGTTTGGTCATCAAGCTATCCTATCGACCTTTTTAGGTTTTTGATGACCTGAAATTGTGTACTTTGTGAATTGCATATATGGTGCTGTATTATGGTGAAATAGTATAATCACAACTTATGTCTTTTTGTTTTCGGCTTTGTTCGGTGAGAAACCCTACTGATACGAAGGTGAATGTCAGGTTACTTGAGGTTCCAATATTTTTGCATTAGGATTGATCTTAGACTCTTAGTTACTAATGTCAATTTGGTATAGTTATACTTTCCTCCAAATCGTAAGCAACAATGTTCTCACCTATTAATGGCTTTTGATTCACCAATATGTCCAACAGATCATGCACATATCTCAGCGGCACTGGAGGAActcatgagatagatttgggGGAGCTCCAAACATCAAAGGCAGATTCATTAGGTAAAATTCTTCGGTAGTTGCACTGCTCGGTCCAGTGTGATGCATCCATTGAAACGTTCTGTTTTACTTGTGTTGTGTGTAGCTCCTTACTCTGCCATGCTCATTGATGGAATCAATCAAAGCGAATCAAGGAGAAGGGCCCTGGTGCTTTTCTGCTTCACCTACTTGAATGCACGTGTTAAAGTAAGTTCCTGGGCGCATTATCGTGTTTCTAATGGTAAAACTGGGTAAAGCAGTGTTGGGGCTATTATTTTGAGCTGACCTGAGGGATTTCTTTGTGTTGGTCTTCTCTCTAGGATGCCTATATTCTGTCTCTGGACCGCAAGGGCACAGATGTCCTTGGAAAGGTCCCCAATCCCACATCAAACGAGCAATTCCAATGGAAAGAGTTTCGCTTCACTTTCAAGGAAGAGGCACCTGATGTGGAGGCCCTCTGCTGCCAGCTCGTGGAAATGGAAGAGGAAGCCATCAAGAAGGTCTCGAGCTACAGCGGCTTAGGTTGAGCTTAGCAATAGCACATCAGCTTTCGAAACCATAGCTTCATTAGTTTCTATTCTTGAGTCTTGGGGAGATTTGGTTTCTCGAATTGTCTCCTCCATTTTCAGAACAAAATGCCCATCCATTCTATCGAAATGTGTTGAGAAAGTGCTTTTAGCTTGTGTTTCCCGAGTATTACCATCGCATAGTCTGAGCGAAATACAATGTTGTATTGGGCAATAAGTTTGTTTGTGTGCATCTCTTGTTGTTTTTATGATATGGTAGTGATGATTTCTTCATAAAATATCACTGTCAAGTGTCACTGGCTCGATTTTaactgaaaatttaaaaacttacTTAGGGAGGAAGCTGCGCTAACCCAAGTTTTGACGATGCCTCCATTGCTTGTGTGGAGCTCACAGCCCTGTCGCCGAGTTCTTAATCACTCACAAAAGAGTTCAGATTCAAAAGGTCAAACCTTGTTAGACAAGAAAACCAATGCTGCTGAGAATGTGATACAGCTTCCAAGCCGGTTCTCAGCTTCAAAGAAATGCCGAATGCAGATTAATGGGACGGAGCTCAAAACTCCACATCACGGGCCACGAGAAGCAGGCATCGACAGAGCTAATTCACTCTCGGCCCATGTGGGCCCAGTTATGCCACAAGGGCCCATTACCCCGTATGTCCTATTGCAGTATATTTATGGTGGTCCCCGTTTGATAAAATGCGATATCCccatgaattattttatcttaCGGCAGCAGGACCACTTCATCCCTAAATCGAGTTGCACGCATAAAAGGTGTTGAACAGCTCCCGTGGAATCTCTTCGGAGAATCTTCATCAAGTGTCAAGTATGGTTCGTGTTCAGACAGATTAACACGTCAAGGcataaaatcttttggaaTCGGTGACTTTTAATCTTAGagtacatataatataaatatagagcGTGCCTGACCTACCTAGTAGTGTGTAATGAGGGATATCTCATCAAATTATAGAATGTTCTCCAGCCTTAGATTCCACAGTATAGAGAATATTTTGGGTCCAGGATGCGCTATTAGTCCGTTTTAGCCAGCGATGGCTTGTAATTGAATCAAAGCAAGGAAAAGTAAGAGCCGTACCATAGTCCAGGATCAGATAAGAAGCATGAGGCTGATTCTTCTGCTTTATGACCTAATATCTGTTTTCTTTGATATGAGATCGATTAATGAATCATGGAGACATGTGCTATATGTATACAGATCAGGCAGCCGAAGAAAAGCTTTATCAAATCCAAATTCTGCAtgcaattctctctctctctctctctctctctctctctctctctcacgtttatatatatatatatatatatatacatcttccatttttcttgtgtattatatcttatatactttactatatatatatatatatatacgtatatcttgagagagagagagaggaggagggagagggGCAGAGAAATGAGATGATGGGTGAAAAAGCTGCAAAACCCATGCTAAGCTAACTTTACACCACTACATGGTAAGAAGGAAGGGGCCCTTACTGctttttgcatattttttgCATGAAAATGAGTAAAAGAGACACACAAATATTCTGTCAAAGATTGATTAGACAGAGGGAATTAGATTCCAACACCACCCACCCAACGCTtatcacacacacacacgcacgTTTTCTGATTTTATTTACcacttacatatatatacaattaatgaACAATATCCTATATGTATGTGTCTATACTCAATCTATGGTAATTGATCTCGATAATCATATTCTAGATATGTATATGGTGAGAGGGACGAGATTCATTCTAGATACCTCTTTTATTGGAGTGCTGCGCGCACTTGCTCACATACGCAGACACGCAACAcacaaatatatgtatatatatatatatatatatattattcctgtttatttaatcatttatCCAATTAATTTTGAATGCTATATGTGAGACTGAAAGCTGTTTTTTCTTCAAACCGATCGAGAGCTGTGTATCGATCGATGCTTAGATCTTTAAAAAGTAATAAGACTCTTCATATTTTGTTAAATTGAGTTGAAAATCAAACATGTTAACAAAACCGAGTCGCTTTCATAGAAAGAATTATGAGCATCGGGACAGTGACATATAAATTGTTCGTAAGcttcaagaagaaaagaaagaaaatttgtgTGAAGTCCATCCCATGAAGCATGGTTAGAAAGTGTTGCATCCCATCCTTAGGATGCATATGTGTCCAACTTGATCGTGAACCACAACTAAATTAAAGATTCTCATATACGTATGTCACACAAACACACATGCGCGcgtgcacacacatatatatgcacggATCAAATTCTTACAAATAACAAATCTAGAATCAATTTTTGAGCAAACCGCACAAAGTTTTTTTGTACTTCGGATATGTTGGGTTTTTCGACAAACGTAATGTTATCTGACCGATCATGATCAAAGAACGATAGATGACAACATCcgaaaaggggaaaaataaaaagaacgCTGGATATTGAAGCTTCTTGATGCCATGAATATCCAATTTAGGTCTATATAACTCACATGAAACTTACGCTCCCGACCTCAAATTTAGAATGACAAGGCCAAAGTTTAAAGGATGAATAATATATTCCCGTCTAGATGCATCTCCCACTAAATGAGATTCACGAGACCAAAGTTTAGAACACACCGTGATAGACAGGTTTCGGGTAGATGCAtaagtccatgaaaactgcATTATAGATTAATCATGGCCTCATGTTCCCCTTGTTTTGTGGGGACATGAATTTTGGGATATGGTGTTTGTTCTAAATCAACTTTTCTCGACCAGCTGCCCAAAAGTTCTGAAATTTAGTTGAAGGGTTACATATATAGTTTCTTTAACTATATATGCTaacatgatttattttttacccTAGAAAATGTACTTTTATCGATACcttgaaatatttaatttaaacatGATGTTGAAAAAGTTTATGTATGCATGCAAGCATATTGTTTAATTTCATCATGTGTCCCGTGTGCGTGTGTATATGTACGTATACTTCCATTTATTATTACAGTTTATATGTACTAGTATGAATAGCTAATCTTGGTAAAGGACAAGAAATTCATGTGGGCCACGTGGCATCTGACGTGGACGTGGGAAAAGTAAGGAATTCCGACCTTAAGTATCTGATAGGGACGACTCTCCACAAACCTTTGGTCCATCGTCTTTGGTGCCTTAGTGCAAATGATCGATTGATTTTTCACGTTACTTctcatacatatattttctttcagCTCACTTGTAAAAGATATGAAGAAAACAACCTTCCTTTGATTTGGATACTCGATGAAAGCATTTAGTCGTCATATGCATGTACACATGACATGATCGAAGATTAGCTGTTTCCGAGGATCAATATTATATACCTTTATCACgaatgatatatataagaatGAGACCAACATTAAAACATATTACGCTATCTATATTATCTTCATAAGCAAATTACAATTTCATATATGTGAAAAGAAAGACGAgaaaactatatttttttttggttaaaataGAATTAGGTATTTGGTTTTAAACATTTTAGTATAATTGACTAGTTCTATATTTAAGTAAAGTTATTAGTGGATGATAACACAAAAGTTGGCGTACGCTTTTGATGCCTGgcaatttgtaaaattttgtCTTCTTTACAAATGGCGCTCTCTCTTTTTATCTCCTACATATGATTAATATATGCAAGGGTGATCATGAATAGGGCACAACTCgaaactttaatgctcttgaCCCAAGTAGGTTTGCTAAACCTTTATAGTCTTATCGGTACCCATAGCAATAAAGAGATATATAACCATGCATGATATATATTAGGGCTATTAGCTCAGCGTCCTCAATAAGCACTTTTTGGACAGCTTGCAATCCTAATTAAATTTGCGCCATTCGTCGAGCTCTTCCAAATGAACTGTACTAGTATTGCTTAGGGTTTACTTGACGATAACAATATTAATCCCCCCAATTTCACGTTTTTCGTATCCAAACATATATTTGACAAGGTATGCATGAGATGAGCTTTCTTTTCTAGGAGGACACTGCTTATTTATGATGAAAGAGCCATCAGGAGAAATATATAGAATATGAAAGGCTTATGGGCTAAGGAAGCTGCTGTGTGCTCCATATTGTACAGAAACCCTAACTTTATTGGTtaataaacaaaagaaaataataaaaggtgGTTGTGGCCCTGTGGGGGGATGGCAAAAACGGTGATGAAAGATATAGCCATagctacacacacacacagtcCTCCACTTTCTCTTTCCATgtcctctcttctctttcttctctgcaactctctctctgtttGTGTCTTCTGCTGATTTGATTCTCCAaccacaaaaataaaaacccTATCAAacctttttttcaaaagagaGAACAATCACACACATAGCACTAAAGCTAAACTAAGCTCTCCAAGAGAGAACTTAATCCCATGGTTTTCTCATCTATTCCAGTCTATCTAGATCCACCCAATTGGTCTCATCAGCAGCAGgtagataatatatatgatatatgatgATTCCTTTTGTTTGAATCCAAATCatcatgtgtatatatatgccatCTTTGCTTAAAGCTAACAATCAAAAGATGGCAGATATTCCCGAGCTCATCTTGTTCGCTTCTTTTTGTCTTGAATAtaccggatatggattttgttttgctaATTTTCTAGCTTTTGCTTTGTGTATGTTGTGTGGTTTAATTACTTAGCAACCAAATCAAGAGccgggaggaggaggaggagtagGAGGACTGCTTACGAGCAATGAGGCTCCCCAGCTCCCACAGCCGCCGCCGCCAGCACCTCCAGGAGGGCCGGGCTCGGTTCGTCCCGGTTCGATGGCTGACAGAGCTCGTATGGCGAAGATCCCTATGCCAGAGCCTGGGCTCAAGTGCCCTCGATGTGAATCCACCAACACTAAGTTCTGCTACTTCAATAACTATAGCCTTTCTCAGCCTCGCCACTTCTGCAAGACCTGCAGGAGGTACTGGACTCGGGGAGGTGCCCTGAGGAGTGTTCCCGTAGGAGGAGGCTGCCGGAGAAACAAGAGGAGCAAAGGTAATAACAGATCCAAGTCTCCGGCAGTGACGGCGGCGGCCTCTAGCTCCACCACCAGTGGTGGCTGTGGCGGTATTTCTTCCACCAGCACTGGTGCAACCGCATCGGCAGATGTCATCATTGGCCATAGTCTGCCAACGTCAGGGCCATCACAAttgtttcctttcttgccTCCTTTGCACAATCTCAACGATTATGTTCCAAACAACATAGGGTTAAACTTTGAGACAAGTCGAAAAATTGGTGGCCACGACATGGAATTTCCAATCTGCAACACCACCGCCGGAAATGGAATGATATTGCCAAATGGAATAGCCGACCAACAATGGAGACTTCAgcagttttctttctttggcaATAATAATCTGCAAGCATCAGCACAAGTCGGGTTTTATCCCATACAAGGTGATCTGCAGGGCGCTTCTAGTGAGCATCCAATTTTGTCTAAGCCTCCGGATTCTGATCAGATTACGGGCGTTAAGATGGAAGAAATTAGCCAAGGGTTGAATCTGTCGAGAAACTTTTCAGACCTATCTGGTACCGGTCAGTACTGGCAGGGCAATGGCACTGGAACTGGCAACGCTGCATGGGGCAGTGATCTTTCTCACGGCTTCTAATCTTCCACAAGTCATCTCTTGTGAGTGCTTTCACTAACCCTCTGTCACTTCGAAAAGTCTGTAAACTCTTCGAATTGAAACAGTTATATATAAGGAGAGCCGGTGCAGATACACTTGATAGGATGGTTCCCCGGCCATTTGCGAATTCCCCAGTAAAGGGATCTTCTATGGGTTTTAATTTCCCGTTACACAGTAAGCTGTGGGATCTAATATTCCTCCTTGAAATTCATTTGGAGTAGAAGAAACTATTGCAAATTTTGAGGTGGATGTGAAGAACGAGGAGGTATAGAAGCTGCTAATTAACTTGTTATCAATGTGCTTTCACTCGTATTGTTCATATAACTTGGGATTCAATGGGTTAGGGTCACAATTTGTCCCAAAAATCTTTTATTGTTATTCTTTTTGTCAAGTATTTTCATTGGAGGAATTTGTTTTGGGTATAGTAGGTTATTTGGGGTATGAATGGACCATCTTTGGGCGCCTAAGAAAAAATCATATGAATTCTTATGATCGAGAAACATCGAAAGTGATATTTCCTTGTACTTAATTAGTATATACTGACTGAATCATATATTATGTTTGCTCGAATCTGCTCAATTTTACGTTTCCTTTCCCTTATTGTATAAATTTGTGAAACTTTATACCATCTCGATTTGGATGTGATAATGTGGTGgtaaacattttatttttctttgaagAGGGAAACTCTATATACACTCTTGTTTCTGCACAtgatctctcttttctctcataataatattattgctACTGCCGTTCAACCGTGGACTGGAGTGTTGTCAAAAGTGACAATAATACCTGATATCCTATTCTAGTGACATATGAATATGATTAAGAGtacgtttggatttagagttgagttgagctgagttttgattttaattgatttgtaatgattatattgttgaattatgagaaaaagtgtgaaaaagtaataaataattgagagaaagtaatgattaagtaatgattgtgttgttgaattgtaaaaaagtaatgaatagttgagaaaatttaatattaaaaattaaattgaatggttaaaattttttttttaaaaaagtaatgattgtgatcttgaattgaagataagttgagttaagttgaacattttttagaaaataaacaCACCCTAACTCTTTTTATCCTCTTGGCAAGATAAGGAGATAAAACGGTTTCACCTATACTATTTATTAAAGATTATTTCGAGTTGAGCTTGTGTCTTCCTCTATAGGTTCCCGATAGAACTGGGCCACGGGCAATTAGCTTTCCTGGAAGAGCTAGCAGTAACAGTCTGATTAATTCTCTAACATTTTAAGTACGCTACAAATGATCGACCcgagaaattgaaaaaaccATACTATGGGTAATCAACCAAAGAAAGggactgagagagagagagagagatgagtcTGCGAAAGTACTGACTGATAAGCAATATGTACCACCACTGAAGTGTGAAATGTGAAGTTTTCTGATGTTGCCACTTTAGCCCAATCGAGAGGGTACGTAATAtgccctctttttttttttttccctttctctttctGAGAAGAAAGTCATTTGTAATTATTGTATATATTGTGCAAACATATCATGGGGTCCTCTATAGGATGTTTTGTCTTTAATTAACTAGCTTTTTTACCCGCGTGTTGTGCGGGCGCCTTCTTTTACGTATTTTagcttattttttttgtaagaaTATGTTATGAATTGTAAGAAAATGATGACTTCGAGTttaattattgatattttataaattatattcacaattttattgttttccaaAAATCTGCAACTATATTCTACCACAATCGAGTCCCCTTTTAAATCTAGGATGtaaattgacaaaattaattatctatatcATTCCATCATCCATGTTTCTTCTACACTGTACGGATGTTCAAGGAACAAAATAGGATTTGGACAATAATTTTTCCTTGATAATATCTTAGTgtacatgtacatatatatactctgAAGAATGAGTGATTCCTCCCTACTTTCCTTTCAAATGAAAACCTCTtgataaagaaataaaagtagTCAATTGAGAGATTTGAGAAGGGAGAaggaaacaataaaatattgaaaactTTCTTTCACCCATGCATGCAATGTTTTCCCTTCAATTTTGGCTTTCCTTTGAGGATATTGATCGCTGGCTTTCCTTGATAAGAGAATTTGATTGCAGCAATGATTCTTGAATTAAGGCTTTCCTTGATTCAGCTCATAACGGACAAAAGAAATTACGGTcataatttcaattaatatcTTGAATTAAATTCATGAACATTAATGGAACAATCTTTAAATATTACATCATCGTAGAGAATATCCAAGCTTCTAACATGTAAAGAAGCACACACTGCGTCTCCATCCTTTTGTCCAGCATTATTATGTTCACGTCCCCAATCAACCATGCATCCACCTATTGATTAAATCATCGAAATTCCGAGTGTAAAAATTCATTTGAAACTCataaatgtatgtatatttagAAAACTGCAAGCATACCTTCCGGCATACTTCTCTGTTGAAACAACATTTACACCATGGTTACTGTGGCTTAGACCTCTGGTGCTATAGGCACCTGATTCATTGCCGACATGAAATATAATTGGTTCCCAACTTGTATCATGATGTATAAGAGTTTCCCATTAACAATTGCCATTTAGGATGTTTTAATGCCTaatcaaatattttagaaagaaaaaagtaatcaGCATGTCAACTGACGAAAGGAAAGTCACAACAACATTCCTCAATGGTCGAACATTCTATTCCATTTTAAGCTTGATAGAGCTTCATCATATAAACCATAGACCCAAGAACAACCAACAGACAACTTTATAGTGCACGAACGTCGTCCTCGCTCACAGATCGACGCACTCATGCGGATCAATTGGTGTGAAAGACTCGATTAGGTCCCTTAGCCAGCAAATTTAGAAGCAAAGATCCAACTGACATTGAAACCAAAACATTCCCCCaatctctatttcaaaacAAATCAATCTATTTAGAGTTGATATGATGGCCAGATCAGTGGACAGCGGTCGTGGTTGACTTGGATGGGAGGGCAAAGCCGAATGTGGTGGTGATTACAATGCCGACCACGATGCAGAGCAAGCATTGCTT
This region includes:
- the LOC116216056 gene encoding dof zinc finger protein DOF3.6-like, translating into MVFSSIPVYLDPPNWSHQQQQPNQEPGGGGGVGGLLTSNEAPQLPQPPPPAPPGGPGSVRPGSMADRARMAKIPMPEPGLKCPRCESTNTKFCYFNNYSLSQPRHFCKTCRRYWTRGGALRSVPVGGGCRRNKRSKGNNRSKSPAVTAAASSSTTSGGCGGISSTSTGATASADVIIGHSLPTSGPSQLFPFLPPLHNLNDYVPNNIGLNFETSRKIGGHDMEFPICNTTAGNGMILPNGIADQQWRLQQFSFFGNNNLQASAQVGFYPIQGDLQGASSEHPILSKPPDSDQITGVKMEEISQGLNLSRNFSDLSGTGQYWQGNGTGTGNAAWGSDLSHGF